One genomic segment of Natronospira proteinivora includes these proteins:
- a CDS encoding helix-turn-helix domain-containing protein — protein sequence MDKIIPNGIIHDVAMLGAGIRQRRRQLGLTQADAAMACGVGTRFLAELERGKPTAQLGKTLQILTGLGLELTLHTRERT from the coding sequence ATGGACAAAATAATCCCGAACGGGATTATTCATGATGTAGCAATGCTGGGTGCCGGCATCCGCCAGCGTCGGCGCCAACTGGGCCTGACGCAGGCGGATGCCGCCATGGCCTGTGGCGTGGGTACCCGGTTCCTCGCCGAGCTGGAACGGGGCAAGCCCACCGCCCAGCTCGGCAAGACTCTGCAGATTCTCACCGGCCTGGGCCTGGAACTGACACTGCACACACGGGAGCGGACATGA
- a CDS encoding nucleotidyl transferase AbiEii/AbiGii toxin family protein → MSLHTTVDEELLESLRQFSRAAELATVPWLIVGATARCLLLESVYQWPKGRATEDTDFAVWVEDWAHFDRLCQACADTRHFEALARPPKRFRAVNGRYFDLLPYGGVEGPGNQVLWPPHGDSVMTVRGFRGAAKAAYRVTVNDELEVPVASPAGLLALKLFAWEERGHQQPGRDAEDIAYLIEHAERIANVDEIYDRYPDLAAFHDYDLHLAAISVLGWQAGEILASDDRTFLLDFLGHEIDQDGDSRLVADVHRYMRSPIQRIPTVLAALWEGLVRAEI, encoded by the coding sequence GTGAGCTTGCATACGACTGTCGATGAGGAACTTCTGGAATCGCTGCGACAGTTCTCAAGGGCAGCAGAATTGGCAACCGTGCCCTGGCTTATTGTGGGGGCCACCGCCCGATGTCTTTTGCTCGAAAGCGTCTATCAATGGCCGAAAGGACGGGCTACGGAGGATACCGATTTTGCAGTCTGGGTCGAGGACTGGGCTCATTTCGACAGGCTGTGCCAGGCATGTGCCGACACCCGTCATTTTGAGGCACTGGCAAGACCGCCTAAACGATTTCGTGCGGTCAATGGCCGGTATTTCGATCTGCTTCCCTATGGCGGGGTTGAAGGGCCGGGGAACCAGGTGCTGTGGCCACCTCATGGTGACTCGGTGATGACCGTTCGAGGTTTTCGCGGTGCGGCCAAGGCAGCCTACCGGGTTACGGTGAATGATGAACTGGAAGTGCCCGTTGCGAGCCCGGCCGGGCTGTTGGCATTGAAGCTGTTCGCATGGGAAGAGCGGGGCCACCAGCAACCGGGGCGGGATGCCGAGGATATTGCGTATCTCATTGAGCATGCGGAAAGAATCGCCAATGTGGATGAGATATACGACCGGTATCCGGATCTCGCTGCTTTTCATGACTATGATCTTCACCTTGCAGCTATATCGGTTCTTGGATGGCAAGCCGGTGAGATTCTGGCGAGCGATGATCGGACTTTCTTGCTGGATTTTCTGGGGCATGAAATAGATCAAGATGGGGACTCAAGACTCGTTGCTGATGTCCATCGATACATGCGCTCGCCAATACAGCGGATACCCACTGTCCTCGCGGCCCTGTGGGAGGGGCTAGTCAGGGCGGAGATTTAA
- a CDS encoding type IV toxin-antitoxin system AbiEi family antitoxin, translating to MDQPTKFSLIETARQVLAQQAGVRTDEPKTDRRFNGITRPRDGIEAFLDLRFPEKGPDIQYAVLVRRQVTAAVARNVAAVAQRLPVPGPYLLVAERIDAEALASLKTLGIQYVDGIGNVYLRSTEPYVHIRLSGKHVAKSRPAKVVRAFQPAGLKVIFTLLSLYSQRNSSYRTLARYSGVALGTVAGTIEDLERLGYCRSRKGGRIFDPDREDELLDRWVEGYLQKLRPRLGGQRFRAHDPDWWRSFELADFRAHDLWLGGEPAASVLTQYLRPGRVTVYGRPKLNELARRLRLSRDDEGELELLQPFWDFDKADAVKEYGGKRLVPPLLVYADLVGTGDARCLDAAGLIREQFL from the coding sequence ATGGACCAGCCGACAAAATTTTCGCTCATTGAGACGGCCCGGCAGGTGTTGGCGCAGCAGGCCGGCGTCCGAACAGATGAGCCTAAAACAGATCGTCGTTTCAACGGCATTACTCGCCCGAGAGACGGTATTGAGGCCTTTCTCGATCTGCGTTTCCCGGAGAAAGGGCCCGACATCCAGTATGCGGTGCTGGTCCGCCGTCAGGTGACTGCGGCGGTGGCCCGGAATGTCGCAGCGGTTGCCCAGCGGCTACCTGTACCGGGCCCCTACCTTCTGGTGGCCGAACGGATCGATGCTGAGGCCCTCGCCAGCCTGAAAACGCTCGGTATTCAGTATGTGGACGGCATTGGCAATGTCTATCTGCGTTCAACCGAGCCCTATGTTCATATCCGCCTTTCGGGCAAGCATGTTGCCAAGTCTCGGCCAGCGAAGGTCGTCCGGGCCTTTCAGCCCGCTGGCCTGAAAGTGATCTTCACGCTGTTGAGTCTGTATTCCCAGCGAAATAGCAGCTATCGGACCCTGGCCCGTTACTCCGGGGTTGCACTGGGTACCGTTGCCGGCACCATCGAGGATCTCGAGCGACTGGGGTACTGTCGGTCCCGAAAGGGGGGCCGGATTTTTGACCCCGACAGAGAAGATGAGCTGCTTGATCGTTGGGTCGAGGGGTATCTCCAGAAGTTGCGGCCGAGACTGGGTGGGCAGCGATTCCGCGCTCACGACCCGGACTGGTGGCGCAGTTTTGAGCTGGCTGATTTCAGGGCCCATGATCTCTGGTTGGGAGGCGAACCGGCCGCTTCTGTGCTCACCCAGTATCTTCGTCCCGGGCGCGTTACGGTTTACGGTCGACCGAAGCTGAATGAGCTGGCCCGGCGTCTGAGATTGAGCCGCGATGACGAAGGTGAGCTTGAGTTGTTGCAACCGTTCTGGGATTTCGATAAAGCCGATGCTGTAAAAGAATACGGTGGCAAGCGCTTGGTTCCGCCTCTTCTTGTTTACGCGGATCTGGTCGGTACCGGCGACGCGCGGTGCCTGGATGCAGCCGGTTTGATTCGGGAGCAGTTCCTGTGA
- the wecC gene encoding UDP-N-acetyl-D-mannosamine dehydrogenase encodes MAIERIAVVGLGYIGLPTAAVIASRGIEVVGVDVLPSVVETINAGGIHIVEPDLDMAVRSAVSGGKLRAHTAPQPADAFLIAVPTPFDGAHQPDLSFIQSAARNVAGVLKAGDVVILESTSPVGTTEKLSQWLAEARPDLTFPHQKGEFSDIRIAHCPERVLPGQVLRELVDNDRVIGGMTYACSQAAARVYKHFVKGELVRTNARTAEMCKLVENSFRDVNIAFANELSLICDHHDIDVWELIALANRHPRVNILQPGTGVGGHCIAVDPWFIVSQDPKTARLIRTAREVNEMKPDWCVERIRQKLEGLEQPVVACLGLSFKPNVDDFRESPAVRVVERLAQSSNARILVVEPHADALPPSLSDYPQVALVNLDTALAQADLTAVLVRHDALYEGLEGRQIEFGKVLDFVNLFG; translated from the coding sequence ATGGCTATTGAGCGGATTGCGGTTGTCGGCCTGGGCTATATTGGCCTGCCGACAGCGGCCGTTATCGCCTCGCGCGGCATCGAGGTGGTGGGCGTGGATGTTTTGCCCTCGGTGGTGGAGACCATCAATGCCGGCGGCATTCATATCGTGGAGCCGGATCTGGACATGGCTGTGCGTAGCGCGGTGTCGGGCGGCAAGCTGCGCGCCCATACGGCCCCCCAGCCGGCGGATGCCTTTCTGATTGCCGTGCCCACGCCCTTTGATGGTGCCCACCAGCCGGATCTTTCCTTCATCCAGTCTGCCGCCCGAAATGTGGCGGGCGTGCTCAAGGCCGGGGATGTGGTGATTCTGGAATCCACCTCACCGGTGGGCACCACGGAAAAACTCAGCCAGTGGCTGGCCGAGGCCCGCCCGGATCTGACCTTCCCCCACCAGAAAGGCGAGTTCTCGGATATCCGCATCGCCCATTGCCCCGAGCGGGTGCTGCCCGGCCAGGTACTGCGGGAGCTGGTGGACAATGACCGGGTGATCGGCGGCATGACCTATGCCTGCTCCCAGGCCGCGGCCCGGGTTTACAAGCATTTCGTCAAGGGCGAGCTGGTGCGCACCAATGCCCGCACGGCGGAGATGTGCAAGCTGGTGGAGAACAGTTTCCGGGATGTGAATATTGCCTTCGCCAATGAGCTCTCGCTGATCTGTGACCATCATGACATTGATGTCTGGGAGCTGATCGCTCTGGCGAACCGCCATCCCCGGGTCAATATCCTGCAGCCGGGTACCGGGGTGGGTGGGCACTGTATTGCGGTGGACCCCTGGTTCATCGTCTCCCAGGATCCCAAAACCGCCCGCCTGATCCGCACCGCCCGGGAAGTCAATGAAATGAAACCCGACTGGTGTGTGGAGCGGATTCGCCAGAAGCTCGAGGGGCTCGAGCAGCCGGTGGTGGCCTGCCTGGGCTTGTCCTTCAAGCCCAATGTGGATGATTTCCGGGAAAGCCCCGCCGTGCGGGTGGTGGAGCGCCTGGCGCAGTCGTCAAATGCCCGGATTCTGGTGGTGGAGCCCCATGCGGATGCCCTGCCACCCTCCCTCAGTGATTACCCCCAGGTGGCCCTGGTGAACCTGGATACTGCCCTGGCCCAGGCCGACCTCACCGCCGTCCTGGTCCGCCACGATGCCCTCTACGAAGGCCTGGAAGGCCGCCAGATCGAATTCGGCAAGGTCCTGGATTTCGTGAATCTCTTTGGGTGA
- the wecB gene encoding non-hydrolyzing UDP-N-acetylglucosamine 2-epimerase → MEAPLKILTVFGTRPEAIKMAPLVKALADAPEIEARVCVTGQHREMLDQVLALFGIEPDFDLGIMQGGQDLTDITAGVLTGLRDVLAEWRPDRVLVHGDTTTTLAASLASYYAQVPVGHVEAGLRTGDIYSPWPEEINRKLTGGIADLHFAPTERARESLLREGVPSNAVQVTGNTVIDALLRMAARIEQEPDLAESLAARFPFLDPSRRLILVTGHRRESFGAGFDRICEALAELSERPDVQIVYPVHLNPRVQKPVRETLSGRENVHLIEPQDYLPFVFLMTRASLIITDSGGVQEEAPSLGRPVLVMREQTERPEALEAGTVQLVGTSRQRIVDAAATLLDDPDAYNRMRRAHNPYGDGAACPRIIQGVLARHGY, encoded by the coding sequence ATGGAAGCGCCCCTTAAGATTCTCACTGTGTTTGGTACTCGCCCGGAGGCCATCAAAATGGCGCCGCTGGTCAAGGCGCTGGCTGATGCGCCGGAGATTGAAGCGCGGGTGTGTGTGACCGGGCAGCACCGGGAAATGCTGGATCAGGTGCTGGCCCTGTTCGGGATTGAGCCGGATTTTGATCTGGGGATCATGCAGGGTGGGCAGGATCTGACGGATATTACCGCCGGGGTGCTGACCGGGCTTCGTGATGTGCTGGCGGAGTGGCGGCCGGATCGGGTACTGGTCCATGGGGACACCACCACCACCCTGGCGGCCAGTCTGGCGTCTTATTACGCCCAGGTGCCCGTGGGGCATGTGGAGGCCGGGCTGCGGACGGGGGATATCTATTCGCCCTGGCCGGAGGAGATCAATCGCAAGTTGACGGGTGGGATTGCGGATCTGCATTTTGCCCCCACTGAGCGGGCCCGGGAGTCCTTGCTGCGGGAAGGGGTGCCCAGTAATGCCGTTCAGGTGACGGGCAATACCGTCATCGATGCCTTGCTGCGGATGGCGGCCCGGATTGAGCAGGAGCCGGATCTGGCCGAGTCGCTGGCGGCGCGTTTTCCCTTTCTGGACCCCTCGCGTCGGCTGATATTGGTGACGGGGCATCGGCGGGAGAGCTTCGGGGCCGGTTTTGATCGGATATGCGAGGCCCTGGCCGAGCTTTCCGAGCGGCCGGATGTGCAAATTGTGTATCCTGTGCATCTCAACCCCCGGGTGCAGAAGCCGGTGCGCGAGACCCTGAGTGGCCGGGAGAATGTGCATCTCATTGAGCCCCAGGATTATCTGCCCTTTGTCTTTCTCATGACCCGGGCATCCCTCATAATTACCGATTCTGGTGGTGTCCAGGAAGAGGCGCCCTCGCTGGGCCGGCCGGTGCTGGTGATGCGGGAGCAGACCGAGCGGCCGGAGGCCCTTGAGGCCGGCACCGTGCAGCTGGTGGGGACCAGCCGCCAGCGGATCGTGGATGCGGCCGCGACACTCCTTGACGACCCGGATGCCTATAATCGAATGCGTCGGGCGCACAACCCTTATGGCGATGGTGCCGCCTGCCCGAGAATTATTCAGGGAGTACTTGCCAGACATGGCTATTGA
- a CDS encoding phosphocholine cytidylyltransferase family protein, producing MKAIILAAGQGTRLRPYTEDKPKCMVLLAGRPMLHRQIDVLRRNGVEDISLVGGYRAECLEAPDVAVITNPRFDQTNMVATLFCAADQMTPGNGLLISYGDIVFEDRVLQAVLEGEGEIVLGADREWRRLWETRMDDPLSDAETFKMRDGNRVTELGKEPTSYDDAQAQYMGLIKIRGDRVKDFVTAYQGMDRNAEYDGKDFDNMYMTSFIQHLIDAGWDTRAALVENGWLEVDTASELEVYEEMQADGKLEAFCRLD from the coding sequence ATGAAAGCCATTATTCTTGCCGCGGGGCAGGGCACCCGCCTTCGTCCCTACACGGAAGATAAGCCCAAGTGCATGGTCCTGCTCGCTGGCCGGCCAATGCTGCATCGGCAGATTGATGTGCTGCGCCGCAACGGGGTGGAAGATATTTCGCTGGTTGGCGGGTATCGCGCAGAGTGCCTGGAAGCCCCGGATGTGGCGGTGATCACCAACCCACGCTTTGATCAAACCAATATGGTTGCGACCCTGTTCTGTGCCGCCGATCAGATGACGCCTGGGAATGGTTTGCTCATCAGCTATGGGGATATCGTCTTCGAGGATCGCGTCCTACAGGCCGTGTTGGAAGGTGAAGGGGAGATCGTTCTGGGCGCCGATCGCGAGTGGCGCCGGCTTTGGGAAACCCGGATGGATGATCCGCTCTCCGATGCCGAAACCTTTAAGATGAGAGATGGTAATCGCGTCACCGAGCTCGGCAAGGAGCCGACCTCCTATGACGATGCCCAGGCCCAGTACATGGGTTTGATCAAGATTCGCGGCGACCGGGTGAAGGATTTTGTCACGGCGTATCAGGGCATGGATCGGAATGCCGAGTATGACGGCAAGGACTTCGACAACATGTATATGACCAGTTTTATCCAGCATCTGATCGATGCCGGATGGGACACGCGTGCGGCTCTGGTCGAAAATGGCTGGCTGGAGGTGGATACTGCCTCCGAGCTTGAGGTTTATGAGGAAATGCAGGCTGACGGCAAATTGGAGGCATTTTGCCGTCTGGATTAG
- a CDS encoding gamma-glutamyl-gamma-aminobutyrate hydrolase family protein (Members of this family of hydrolases with an active site Cys residue belong to MEROPS family C26.), with protein sequence MRIGVSQRVEVIDRYGERRDCLDQAWFRLLESLGLVPVPLPNSLEHPSAYLADLGLDGFILSGGNDLAHLPNVSRSAPERDRTEAAVLEFSRAQNLPVLGVCRGMQMMNHFLGGRLQPVQGHVATRHVVVPEGGDPLFEAYREVNSFHDWAVPSDGLGQELKARARADDGTVEAAVHTSLPWLAIMWHPERETPFLDADTQLISQLFWN encoded by the coding sequence GTGAGAATTGGTGTCTCCCAACGAGTTGAAGTAATCGATAGATACGGCGAACGCCGTGACTGCCTCGATCAGGCCTGGTTTCGCCTGCTGGAATCCCTGGGTCTCGTGCCTGTCCCGCTGCCCAATAGCCTTGAGCACCCGAGCGCTTATCTGGCGGATCTGGGTCTGGATGGGTTTATCTTGAGCGGTGGCAATGATCTGGCACATTTGCCTAACGTCAGTCGGTCGGCGCCGGAGCGGGATCGCACCGAGGCAGCCGTTCTGGAGTTCTCCCGGGCACAAAACCTGCCCGTGCTCGGGGTCTGCCGTGGCATGCAGATGATGAATCATTTCCTGGGTGGCCGTCTCCAGCCTGTACAAGGCCATGTGGCCACCCGGCACGTGGTGGTGCCCGAAGGGGGTGACCCCCTTTTTGAGGCCTACCGTGAAGTGAACAGTTTTCACGATTGGGCGGTTCCCTCAGATGGGCTTGGCCAGGAGCTGAAGGCCCGAGCCCGTGCCGATGATGGTACCGTCGAGGCCGCCGTTCATACCTCACTCCCCTGGCTTGCCATCATGTGGCACCCTGAGCGGGAGACGCCTTTCCTTGATGCCGACACGCAACTTATCTCGCAACTATTCTGGAACTGA
- a CDS encoding class I SAM-dependent methyltransferase yields the protein MEKWYPKKILAGEFAEKYNKTTIDFIEKHSGLMNVPDKGVLRFAEIGIWKGGTSFQLARLLGKKGELFLFDYEDNVDYVAENLKKEGYKKVRRFGSTQRFLDSYNWPLGKLMDQFSYPIFDYVYLDGAHTWAVDALTFFLADRLLKPGGYFDFDDYGWRLRGSSLDPEKISATADMYTDEQIEARQVEMIVERLVRRSGRYTELVKNKIFRKEA from the coding sequence ATGGAAAAGTGGTACCCCAAAAAAATCCTCGCCGGCGAGTTTGCCGAGAAGTACAACAAGACTACGATTGACTTCATTGAGAAGCACAGTGGCTTGATGAATGTTCCGGATAAGGGGGTTCTTCGCTTTGCCGAAATTGGTATATGGAAGGGTGGTACTTCATTCCAGTTGGCCCGCCTTCTAGGCAAGAAGGGCGAGTTGTTCCTTTTTGATTATGAGGATAACGTTGACTATGTCGCGGAGAACCTGAAGAAAGAGGGCTATAAGAAAGTCCGACGGTTTGGTTCCACTCAGCGATTCCTTGATTCCTATAACTGGCCTCTCGGTAAGCTTATGGATCAATTTTCCTATCCCATATTTGACTATGTCTATTTGGATGGGGCTCACACCTGGGCGGTTGATGCTTTGACCTTTTTCCTTGCGGATCGACTACTGAAACCTGGCGGTTATTTTGATTTTGATGATTATGGCTGGCGGCTTCGTGGTTCCAGCCTTGATCCGGAAAAGATATCCGCCACGGCCGATATGTATACTGACGAGCAAATTGAAGCGCGACAGGTAGAGATGATCGTAGAGCGTCTGGTTCGACGCTCTGGACGATATACCGAACTCGTCAAGAATAAAATTTTTCGAAAGGAGGCCTAA
- a CDS encoding PEP/pyruvate-binding domain-containing protein has protein sequence MAGVKRVPSEHNDSPKLVVLGAGRPFRGQQHTALRGTTGEGRVLDWLLQAVSDLKPEIHFVGGYQVEEVARRYPDFHYVVNPEWEETGAAASLLEAALSGVVDHYVSYADILFHDSVVREMRQVDADIVVGADTHWRKRFEGRTEEDIARCEKLNLHEGTVTRLGADIDPEFADAEFIGLVRFSPRVVAFLKDQARTLAGRMRRAKLSQLVEFLRTRGFSVRAVDVAGDWAELNESRDLAHFVLGTKAQTLYRLQGLVKKSRIEDQVTFTVAQWQADTTEVIRRVAAAFDGKPLVVRSSALSEDGFSSANAGAYTSVLHVDSSDAVALRQAIEEVVASYPDGNPANQVLVQPMVADVRASGVAFTRTLAYGAPYYVINYDDVTRSTESITSGASKEHKTLVIYRGAELDPERIPESVRGLPAALREIERLLEYDSLDIEFAISSAGEVHILQVRPIAVDHEQWEVSDGDVAALIETGRNRFQALQTPSPFTVGRRAFFGVMPDWNPAEIIGTKPGRLAMGLYRYLIMDEVWATQRAEYGYRDVRPHPLLVAFAGHPYVDIRASFNSFVPAKLDDELAGRLVDFYLEWLEANPHLHDKVEFDVVPTCYGLNFERWERRLVDEGGFSSEEVAQLRDALKGITRDALGRNAHDLASVDTLESRFDRIMAADIPALERVVVLLEDCQRYGTLAFSHLARSAFVAVTLLKTAVETEVMDKAAMDAFLNSIRTVTHRFTHDAAATAEGEMSWEAFVARYGHLRPGTYDITSPSYLEDPEHYLRPIVERAKGQMPEQADTSAWDAARSAFGKAVSEVGLSDDIDAVERFMREAIEGREYAKFVFTRNLSAALDCLAEFGESHGLDREEISNVPLDAFFGLRTGSVVTSDIAQWLKDRAYAGHRLRHMASVIELPPLLLDAGDFDVFMYPGNQPNFIGGGRITADCVDLAETGSREAPKLSGKIAMIPQADPGYDWLFGQGIAGLITMYGGANSHMAIRAAEFGLPAAIGVGETKYAQLSGAQVLELDAGNRKIQVLR, from the coding sequence ATGGCAGGTGTTAAGCGCGTCCCGTCGGAGCACAATGACTCCCCGAAGCTGGTCGTCCTCGGCGCGGGCCGCCCATTCCGTGGACAGCAGCATACGGCGCTGCGCGGAACAACCGGCGAGGGCCGTGTTCTTGATTGGCTCCTTCAGGCGGTCAGCGACCTAAAACCCGAGATCCACTTTGTTGGTGGTTATCAGGTTGAGGAAGTGGCCCGCCGATATCCGGACTTCCACTACGTGGTGAATCCAGAGTGGGAGGAAACGGGGGCGGCCGCCTCTTTGTTGGAAGCGGCATTATCAGGCGTGGTCGATCATTACGTGTCCTATGCCGATATTCTATTTCATGACTCTGTCGTGCGGGAAATGCGGCAAGTTGACGCCGATATAGTTGTTGGCGCGGATACGCATTGGCGCAAGCGTTTCGAAGGTCGGACTGAAGAAGATATTGCTCGCTGCGAGAAGTTGAACCTGCATGAGGGGACGGTTACCCGCCTGGGTGCCGATATTGACCCGGAATTTGCCGATGCCGAGTTCATCGGCCTGGTGCGTTTCTCGCCGCGCGTGGTTGCCTTCCTGAAAGATCAGGCAAGAACTCTGGCTGGCCGCATGCGGCGTGCCAAGCTCTCGCAGCTCGTGGAGTTTCTCCGGACCCGGGGCTTTAGTGTGCGCGCTGTGGATGTGGCCGGCGATTGGGCAGAGCTCAATGAGAGTCGGGACCTTGCCCACTTCGTGCTCGGCACCAAGGCCCAGACACTTTACCGCCTCCAGGGCCTTGTCAAGAAGAGCCGCATTGAGGATCAGGTCACCTTCACGGTCGCCCAGTGGCAGGCCGATACGACCGAGGTGATTCGCCGCGTGGCCGCGGCTTTTGATGGAAAGCCGCTGGTGGTTCGAAGTAGTGCACTCTCTGAAGATGGTTTTTCTTCTGCCAATGCCGGTGCCTATACCAGTGTGCTGCATGTGGATAGCAGTGATGCAGTCGCCCTACGCCAGGCGATTGAAGAAGTCGTGGCTTCCTATCCGGACGGCAACCCGGCCAACCAGGTGCTGGTCCAGCCCATGGTGGCCGATGTGCGGGCGAGTGGGGTGGCCTTCACCCGGACGCTTGCCTATGGCGCCCCCTATTATGTGATCAACTACGATGATGTGACTCGGAGTACCGAGTCCATCACCAGTGGGGCCAGCAAGGAACACAAGACCCTGGTGATCTACCGGGGGGCGGAGCTGGATCCGGAACGTATTCCGGAATCGGTGCGTGGCTTGCCGGCCGCCCTGCGCGAGATCGAGCGTCTGCTGGAATACGATTCGCTTGATATCGAATTCGCCATCAGTTCGGCAGGTGAAGTGCATATCCTCCAAGTGCGCCCCATTGCCGTGGATCATGAGCAGTGGGAAGTGTCGGATGGCGATGTAGCTGCATTGATTGAGACCGGTAGGAATCGTTTTCAGGCGCTACAGACACCTTCGCCATTCACTGTTGGTCGTCGCGCGTTCTTTGGTGTCATGCCCGATTGGAATCCTGCTGAGATTATTGGTACTAAGCCGGGCCGCTTGGCTATGGGCCTATACCGATATTTGATTATGGATGAGGTCTGGGCCACGCAGCGGGCTGAGTACGGATATCGTGATGTTCGGCCACACCCTCTACTGGTTGCTTTTGCAGGTCACCCTTATGTGGATATCCGTGCGAGTTTCAATTCCTTTGTTCCGGCTAAACTGGATGATGAGCTAGCTGGCCGACTGGTAGATTTCTACCTGGAATGGCTGGAAGCGAATCCGCATCTCCATGACAAGGTCGAATTTGATGTAGTACCCACCTGTTATGGGCTGAATTTTGAGCGCTGGGAACGTCGGCTGGTCGATGAGGGTGGGTTCAGCTCTGAGGAGGTTGCCCAGCTCCGCGATGCCCTCAAAGGTATTACGCGCGACGCGCTTGGACGTAATGCCCATGATCTGGCGTCTGTGGATACGTTGGAGTCTCGTTTCGACCGGATCATGGCGGCTGACATCCCGGCGCTGGAACGGGTTGTCGTACTCTTGGAGGACTGCCAGCGTTATGGAACACTGGCCTTTTCGCACCTTGCCCGCAGTGCCTTCGTCGCTGTGACATTATTGAAAACAGCGGTTGAAACCGAAGTGATGGACAAGGCGGCGATGGATGCCTTCCTCAATTCCATCCGTACGGTCACGCATCGATTTACCCATGATGCCGCCGCGACCGCCGAAGGTGAGATGAGCTGGGAGGCCTTCGTCGCCCGTTATGGCCATCTGCGCCCCGGCACCTACGACATTACCTCCCCCAGTTATCTTGAAGACCCAGAGCATTACCTGCGCCCGATCGTGGAGCGTGCCAAAGGCCAGATGCCGGAACAGGCCGATACCAGTGCCTGGGATGCGGCCCGGAGCGCATTCGGCAAAGCTGTCTCTGAGGTAGGCCTTTCCGATGACATTGATGCGGTGGAACGGTTCATGCGGGAGGCGATTGAAGGGCGGGAGTATGCGAAGTTTGTGTTTACTCGCAACCTGTCCGCTGCACTCGATTGCCTGGCGGAATTTGGTGAAAGCCACGGCCTCGATCGTGAAGAAATCTCCAATGTGCCGCTGGATGCCTTTTTCGGCCTACGCACCGGCAGCGTGGTGACCTCGGATATTGCCCAGTGGTTGAAGGATCGTGCCTATGCTGGCCATCGCCTGAGACACATGGCAAGCGTGATTGAGCTCCCACCTCTGCTGCTTGATGCGGGCGACTTTGACGTATTCATGTATCCGGGAAACCAGCCCAACTTCATCGGTGGTGGCCGAATCACGGCTGATTGTGTCGATCTCGCCGAGACGGGGAGCCGGGAAGCACCCAAGCTGTCAGGCAAGATTGCCATGATCCCCCAGGCGGACCCAGGTTATGATTGGCTCTTCGGTCAGGGTATCGCTGGGCTGATAACCATGTATGGGGGTGCTAACTCCCACATGGCCATTCGGGCGGCCGAGTTTGGTCTGCCAGCGGCTATTGGCGTGGGTGAGACGAAATACGCCCAGCTTTCCGGCGCGCAGGTATTGGAGCTGGATGCGGGTAATAGAAAAATACAGGTTCTCCGATAG